One genomic segment of Pseudomonas sp. p1(2021b) includes these proteins:
- the waaC gene encoding lipopolysaccharide heptosyltransferase I, with the protein MRVLIIKTSSLGDVIHTLPAITDAAHAIPGIRFDWVVEEGFAEIPSWHPAVDQVIPVAIRRWRKNLWQTLKSGEWKAFKQRLRERKYDLVIDAQGLVKSAWLTRYVKAPVAGLDRYSAREGWASRFYDRRLSVAVGQHAVERVRQLFALALAYDLPEGLGRYGLDLDRLQLPPAAPYVVFLHGTTWATKHWPEAYWRELAERLGRRNLQVRLPWGNPAEKARAERIAQGLKNCEVLPKLNLAGVARVLAAAKACVAVDTGLGHLAAALDVPTISLFGPTNPGLTGAYGRSQVHQASDWPCAPCLQKKCTYKPSAEDLRRFDLKREWPLCFTRLNPEHVASRLSALLLAEDVR; encoded by the coding sequence GTGCGGGTCCTGATCATCAAGACGTCCTCCCTGGGAGACGTGATCCACACCTTGCCGGCTATCACCGATGCTGCCCACGCCATTCCCGGCATCCGTTTCGACTGGGTGGTGGAAGAAGGCTTCGCGGAGATCCCCAGCTGGCACCCGGCCGTCGACCAGGTCATCCCGGTGGCCATTCGCCGCTGGCGCAAGAACCTCTGGCAGACGCTCAAGAGCGGCGAGTGGAAGGCGTTCAAGCAGCGCTTGCGCGAGCGCAAGTACGACCTGGTGATCGACGCTCAGGGCCTGGTCAAGTCGGCCTGGCTGACCCGCTACGTCAAGGCGCCGGTGGCCGGGCTGGACCGTTATTCGGCGCGCGAAGGCTGGGCCAGCCGCTTCTATGACCGGCGCCTGTCGGTCGCGGTCGGCCAGCACGCGGTGGAGCGGGTGCGCCAGCTGTTCGCCCTGGCCCTGGCCTATGATCTGCCCGAAGGCCTTGGCCGCTACGGTCTGGACCTCGACCGCCTGCAACTGCCGCCTGCCGCGCCCTACGTGGTATTCCTGCATGGCACAACCTGGGCCACCAAGCACTGGCCCGAGGCCTACTGGCGCGAGCTGGCCGAGCGTTTGGGCCGGCGTAACCTGCAGGTGCGCCTGCCTTGGGGCAACCCTGCGGAGAAGGCACGCGCCGAGCGCATCGCCCAGGGCTTGAAGAACTGCGAGGTACTGCCCAAGTTGAACCTGGCGGGCGTCGCACGCGTGCTGGCGGCAGCCAAGGCCTGCGTGGCGGTGGATACCGGCCTTGGCCACCTGGCGGCAGCGCTGGACGTGCCGACCATTTCGCTGTTCGGCCCGACCAACCCGGGCCTTACCGGCGCCTATGGGCGCAGCCAGGTCCACCAGGCCAGCGATTGGCCGTGCGCGCCTTGCCTGCAGAAAAAGTGCACCTATAAACCGAGCGCCGAAGACTTGCGCCGGTTCGATCTCAAACGCGAGTGGCCGCTGTGCTTCACTCGCCTGAATCCCGAGCATGTGGCGAGCCGCTTGAGCGCGTTGCTGCTGGCTGAGGATGTTCGTTGA
- the rfaP gene encoding lipopolysaccharide core heptose(I) kinase RfaP: protein MKLILAEPFKRLWAGRDPFEAVEGLQGEVFRELEGRRTLRTEVDGEGYFVKIHRGIGWGEIFKNLFSAKLPVLGAGQEWRAIQRLHEVGVPTMTAVAYGERGSNPATQHSFIVTEELAPTISLEDFSLDWVRQPPQPRLKWALIAEVAKMTGGMHRAGVNHRDCYICHFLLHTDRPVTPDDLKLSVIDLHRAQTRASITRRWRDKDLAALYFSALDIGLTRRDKLRFLRGYFQRPLRQVLADEAALLAWLERKAQKLYDRKQRYGDAL from the coding sequence ATGAAGCTGATACTGGCCGAACCCTTCAAGCGCCTGTGGGCCGGGCGCGATCCCTTCGAGGCCGTGGAAGGCCTGCAGGGCGAGGTGTTCCGTGAGCTCGAAGGCCGGCGCACCTTGCGCACCGAGGTGGACGGCGAGGGCTACTTCGTCAAGATCCACCGTGGCATCGGCTGGGGCGAGATCTTCAAGAACCTGTTCAGCGCCAAGCTGCCGGTGCTCGGTGCCGGCCAGGAGTGGCGGGCGATCCAGCGCCTGCATGAAGTCGGCGTGCCGACCATGACCGCGGTGGCCTATGGCGAGCGCGGCAGCAACCCGGCCACGCAGCATTCGTTCATCGTCACCGAAGAGCTGGCGCCGACCATTAGCCTGGAAGACTTCAGCCTCGACTGGGTCAGGCAGCCGCCGCAACCACGCCTGAAGTGGGCGCTGATCGCCGAGGTGGCGAAGATGACCGGTGGCATGCACCGTGCCGGGGTCAACCACCGCGACTGCTATATCTGCCACTTCCTGCTGCACACCGACCGGCCGGTGACGCCCGACGATCTGAAGCTGTCGGTGATCGACCTGCACCGCGCCCAGACCCGTGCCAGCATCACCCGCCGCTGGCGTGACAAAGACTTGGCCGCCCTGTATTTCTCGGCCCTGGACATCGGCCTGACCCGCCGCGACAAGCTGCGCTTTTTGCGTGGCTACTTCCAGCGCCCGTTGCGCCAGGTGCTGGCCGACGAGGCCGCGCTGCTCGCCTGGCTCGAACGCAAGGCGCAGAAACTCTACGATCGCAAGCAACGCTATGGGGATGCGCTCTGA
- a CDS encoding lipopolysaccharide kinase InaA family protein yields the protein MQLSELKNAGRSPSLPLTVTLADAAGSADLQLLSLLRVLPGQRYVGAGIWRGTPVLAKLLVGSNAARHFQRELEGVKLLAGQGLTTPQLLADGLQEGEGGWLLFEFLEGAQSLADAWADVENLPVLADEQQLVLGEALAAVAQMHAKGLWQEDLHLDNLLRHGGKLYLIDGAGIKAEAPGQQLSRQKVLENLGVLFAQLPKRLEPFIEELLVHYLLANAEHALPLEALQKQIDKVRHWRLKDYLEKAGRECTLFSVERSLSGLRAVRRSEREALLPVLEQADALIDEGHLYKTGGAASVARIEVDGRTLVLKRYNIKNTAHWFKRFWRPSRAWHSWIEGHRLAFLDIATPRPLAVLEQRVMGLRSRAYLVTEYVDGPDLIECFGPYVESGDAPQEQVQALVHLMQQLIHERISHGDFKGHNLFWKDGQWSLIDLDAMCQHATQLSFAPAYARDRARMLRNWPSDSALHRRLDELLPRLGE from the coding sequence ATGCAATTGTCCGAATTGAAGAACGCCGGGCGCAGCCCATCGCTACCCCTGACCGTGACGTTGGCCGATGCCGCCGGCAGTGCCGATCTGCAGCTGCTCAGCCTGCTGCGTGTGCTACCGGGCCAGCGCTATGTCGGCGCCGGCATCTGGCGTGGTACCCCGGTACTGGCCAAGCTGCTGGTGGGCAGCAATGCCGCCCGCCATTTCCAGCGTGAGCTGGAGGGTGTGAAGCTGCTGGCCGGGCAGGGTCTCACGACCCCGCAACTGCTGGCAGACGGCCTTCAGGAAGGCGAGGGCGGCTGGTTGCTGTTCGAGTTCCTCGAGGGTGCGCAGAGCCTTGCCGACGCCTGGGCCGACGTCGAAAACTTGCCGGTGCTGGCCGACGAGCAGCAGCTGGTATTGGGCGAAGCGCTCGCGGCCGTGGCGCAGATGCATGCCAAGGGCCTATGGCAGGAAGACCTGCACCTGGACAACCTGCTGCGCCATGGCGGCAAGCTGTACCTGATCGACGGCGCAGGCATCAAAGCCGAAGCCCCAGGCCAGCAACTGTCGCGCCAGAAAGTGCTGGAGAACCTGGGCGTATTGTTCGCCCAGTTGCCCAAGCGCCTGGAACCGTTCATCGAAGAGCTGCTGGTGCACTACCTGCTGGCCAACGCCGAACATGCCTTGCCGCTGGAGGCGCTGCAGAAGCAGATCGACAAGGTGCGTCACTGGCGCCTGAAGGACTACCTGGAAAAGGCCGGGCGCGAGTGCACGCTGTTCAGCGTCGAGCGCAGCCTGTCCGGGTTGCGGGCGGTTCGCCGGTCTGAGCGTGAGGCGCTGTTGCCGGTACTGGAGCAGGCCGATGCGTTGATCGACGAAGGCCACCTGTACAAAACCGGTGGTGCGGCCAGCGTGGCGCGTATCGAGGTGGATGGCCGCACCCTGGTGCTCAAGCGCTACAACATCAAGAACACCGCCCACTGGTTCAAGCGCTTCTGGCGCCCGAGCCGTGCTTGGCATTCATGGATCGAAGGCCATCGCCTGGCGTTTCTCGACATCGCCACGCCACGGCCCTTGGCGGTGCTGGAGCAGCGGGTGATGGGCCTGCGCAGCCGCGCCTACCTGGTGACCGAGTATGTCGACGGGCCGGACCTGATCGAGTGCTTCGGGCCCTACGTGGAAAGCGGCGATGCGCCACAGGAGCAGGTGCAGGCCTTGGTGCACCTGATGCAGCAGCTGATTCACGAGCGCATCAGCCATGGCGACTTCAAGGGCCACAACCTGTTCTGGAAGGATGGCCAGTGGTCGCTGATCGACCTGGATGCCATGTGCCAGCACGCCACCCAACTGAGCTTCGCCCCGGCGTACGCCCGAGACCGGGCGCGGATGCTGCGCAACTGGCCCAGTGACAGTGCGCTGCATCGGCGGCTGGATGAGCTGTTGCCGCGGTTGGGCGAATAA
- a CDS encoding PepSY-associated TM helix domain-containing protein has translation MKSQTIRRWSAIHTWSSLVCTLFLLLLALTGLPLIFHHELEHLLGDAPELREMPADTPHLDLQHLVFKAQAHRPGEVVQYFGYDEDDRNGVIAITAATAGTEPNSSHTFMLDARTGEAVAMPAANGGFMMTMLRLHVDMFAGLPGKLVLAFMGVLFVLAIVSGTVLYAPFMRRLKFATVRNDRSRRLRWLDLHNLIGVVTLTWALVVGVTGVISALSDLVIAAWRNDSLAAMVAPYHDAPPLTERAPASRLLDIATQAAPGMQPDFIAFPGTRFSSEHHYAVFMKGATHLTSHLLTPVLIDARTLAVTAVGERPWYMDTLLLSQPLHFGDYGGRPMQILWAVLDVLTIIVLGSGVYLWWGKQRKAREVTA, from the coding sequence ATGAAAAGCCAAACCATCCGCCGCTGGTCGGCGATCCATACCTGGAGCAGCCTGGTCTGCACCCTGTTCCTGCTGTTGCTGGCCCTGACCGGCCTGCCGCTGATCTTCCACCACGAACTGGAGCACCTGCTGGGCGACGCCCCCGAGTTGCGTGAAATGCCCGCCGACACCCCGCACCTGGACCTGCAGCACCTGGTGTTCAAGGCCCAGGCCCATCGTCCTGGCGAAGTGGTGCAGTACTTCGGCTACGACGAGGACGACCGCAACGGCGTGATCGCCATCACGGCAGCCACGGCCGGCACCGAGCCGAATTCGTCGCACACCTTCATGCTCGACGCCCGCACGGGCGAGGCCGTTGCCATGCCCGCCGCCAACGGCGGCTTCATGATGACCATGCTGCGCCTGCACGTGGACATGTTCGCCGGCCTGCCGGGCAAGCTGGTGCTGGCGTTCATGGGGGTACTGTTCGTGCTGGCGATCGTCTCCGGTACCGTGCTCTACGCGCCGTTCATGCGCCGCCTGAAGTTCGCCACGGTGCGCAACGACCGCTCGCGCCGGCTGCGCTGGCTCGACCTGCACAACTTGATCGGCGTCGTCACCCTCACCTGGGCGTTGGTGGTCGGGGTCACCGGTGTGATCAGCGCCCTCTCCGACCTGGTCATCGCCGCCTGGCGCAACGACAGCCTGGCGGCGATGGTAGCCCCCTACCACGATGCCCCGCCGCTCACCGAACGCGCGCCGGCCAGCCGCCTGTTGGACATCGCCACCCAGGCCGCACCGGGCATGCAGCCGGACTTCATCGCCTTCCCGGGCACACGCTTTTCCAGCGAGCACCACTATGCAGTGTTCATGAAAGGTGCCACGCACCTGACGTCGCACCTGCTGACACCAGTGCTGATCGATGCCCGCACGCTGGCGGTCACGGCCGTCGGTGAAAGGCCCTGGTACATGGACACCCTGCTCCTGTCGCAACCGCTGCACTTTGGCGACTACGGAGGCCGGCCGATGCAGATCCTCTGGGCGGTGCTCGATGTGCTGACCATCATCGTGCTCGGCAGTGGGGTTTACCTGTGGTGGGGTAAGCAGCGCAAGGCACGGGAGGTGACGGCATGA
- a CDS encoding lipopolysaccharide kinase InaA family protein: protein MAGWTLAPGYEGLAADFGSLDAVFALQGERLTRDPLSEVVRIERDGVNYYVKRYTGAGKALRRYVGRPRIKAEWQNLKQFAKWDIPTAEVVAYGLERNGLAFGRGAMITRELPRTEDLSALAERNDPRLADRAWVDHVSRQVARHTRVMHAHRFAHNDLKWRNLLVDDNATVFFIDCPTGDFWRGCRACMLRHRLIKDLACLDKVAKYHLSSTQRLRFYLQYREQKRLTAKDKQCIRQVVSFFEGRE from the coding sequence ATGGCGGGTTGGACACTGGCACCAGGCTACGAAGGCCTGGCGGCGGATTTCGGCAGTCTGGATGCGGTGTTCGCCCTTCAGGGCGAACGCCTGACCCGCGACCCACTCAGCGAAGTGGTGCGCATCGAGCGCGACGGGGTCAATTACTACGTCAAGCGTTACACCGGCGCCGGCAAGGCCTTGCGCCGCTATGTGGGCCGCCCGCGGATCAAGGCCGAGTGGCAGAACCTCAAGCAGTTCGCCAAATGGGATATCCCCACCGCCGAAGTGGTGGCCTACGGCCTCGAGCGCAACGGCCTGGCCTTCGGCCGCGGTGCCATGATCACCCGCGAGCTGCCGCGCACCGAGGACCTCTCGGCCCTGGCCGAGCGTAACGACCCACGCCTGGCCGACCGCGCCTGGGTCGACCACGTCAGCCGCCAGGTGGCGCGCCACACCCGGGTGATGCACGCGCACCGTTTCGCCCACAACGACCTGAAGTGGCGCAACCTGCTGGTGGACGACAACGCCACGGTGTTCTTCATCGACTGCCCCACCGGTGATTTCTGGCGCGGCTGCCGCGCCTGCATGCTGCGCCACCGCCTGATCAAGGACCTGGCATGCCTGGACAAGGTCGCCAAATACCACCTGTCATCGACCCAACGCCTGCGTTTCTACCTGCAATACCGTGAGCAGAAACGGCTCACGGCCAAGGACAAGCAGTGCATTCGCCAGGTGGTGAGCTTTTTCGAGGGAAGGGAATGA
- a CDS encoding glycosyltransferase family 4 protein — protein MQLAFVLYKYFPFGGLQRDFMRIALECQKRGHQIRVYTLIWEGDIPPGFEVLVAPVKALFNHRRNEKLSAWMAADLAKRPVDRLIGFNKMPGLDVYYAADGCFEDKAQTLRGGLYRRWGRYRHFAEYERAVFAKDAHTEVLMISEVQQPLFIKHYGTPVERFHLLPPGISQDRRRPADADAIRADFRKEFGLGDDDLLLVQIGSGFKTKGVDRSLKALAALPSALRKRTRLMVIGQDDPKVFQLQSATLGLGEQVQFLKGRSDIPRFLLGADLLIHPAYNENTGTVLLEALVAGLPVLVSQVCGYAHYIAEADSGLVLDEPFEQDQLNRYLQRMLEDAQARADWSRNGLAFADTADLYSMPQHAADVILGQEAA, from the coding sequence ATGCAACTGGCTTTTGTGCTCTACAAGTATTTCCCCTTCGGCGGGCTGCAGCGTGACTTCATGCGCATCGCCCTGGAGTGCCAGAAGCGGGGGCACCAGATCCGTGTCTACACATTGATCTGGGAAGGTGACATTCCACCGGGTTTCGAGGTGCTGGTGGCGCCGGTCAAGGCGCTGTTCAACCATCGGCGCAACGAGAAGCTCAGCGCCTGGATGGCCGCCGACCTTGCCAAGCGACCGGTCGATCGCCTGATTGGCTTCAACAAGATGCCCGGCCTGGATGTGTACTACGCCGCCGATGGCTGCTTCGAAGACAAGGCCCAGACTCTGCGTGGCGGCCTATACCGTCGCTGGGGCCGCTACCGCCACTTCGCCGAATACGAGCGGGCGGTGTTCGCCAAGGATGCCCACACCGAGGTGCTGATGATCTCCGAAGTGCAGCAGCCGCTGTTCATCAAGCACTACGGCACGCCGGTGGAGCGTTTCCACCTTTTGCCACCGGGTATTTCCCAGGACCGCCGCCGCCCTGCCGACGCCGATGCGATCCGCGCCGATTTTCGTAAGGAATTCGGCCTGGGCGATGATGACCTGCTGCTGGTACAGATCGGCTCGGGCTTCAAGACCAAGGGCGTCGACCGCAGCCTCAAGGCCCTGGCCGCGCTGCCTTCGGCCCTGCGCAAGCGTACCCGGCTGATGGTGATCGGCCAGGACGACCCCAAGGTATTCCAGTTGCAGAGCGCCACGCTCGGCCTGGGCGAGCAGGTGCAGTTCCTCAAGGGGCGCAGCGACATCCCGCGCTTCCTGCTTGGGGCTGACCTGCTGATCCACCCGGCCTACAACGAGAACACCGGCACCGTGCTGCTCGAGGCGCTGGTTGCCGGCCTGCCGGTGCTGGTGTCCCAGGTGTGCGGCTACGCCCACTACATCGCTGAAGCCGACAGTGGCCTGGTGCTGGACGAGCCGTTCGAGCAGGACCAGCTCAACCGCTACCTGCAGCGCATGCTCGAAGATGCCCAGGCTCGCGCCGACTGGTCGCGCAACGGGCTGGCCTTCGCCGACACCGCCGACTTGTACAGCATGCCGCAGCATGCTGCCGACGTGATCCTCGGGCAGGAGGCCGCATGA
- a CDS encoding TonB-dependent siderophore receptor produces the protein MPRAVDSFLRPSLMALAIALAAPLASPVLQAAEQSALRAYDLPSAPLASTLTRIASQAGIALALDPALVDGRSSAPVSGQYDALGALQAALRGTGLQLQQSSVGSYSLVAAPDGTLALPETAINASSDFETAWGASSGYVATRTAAGTKTDTSVVETPRSMSVITRQQLDDRQVLNLNDALRYTAGVQSSGYGSDSRADWLRVRGFDPTQFLDGLPLPKGSFANPKVEPWNLERITVLRGPASSVYGQTPPGGMLDMVSRRPQAQSAHQIEAQVGSNEHKQFNFDSTGKIDDEGRFLYRVSGVVRDSNSPIDHIPDKRYNIAPSLTWNIDDDTKLTFLSQYTRDDTGITGQFLPLQGTKLSSPVGKISHHKNLGEPGWDFYDRTYYALGYAFEHRFNNTWQFRQNLRYTKSDLEFQAVNVGTINQVDADGNVNREAGIVNEDISQFAVDNNFQADFQTGVISHTVLLGLDHQRSNTNYQWLYGGSYLYDSAGNIIGNNVPPINVVNPGYGADMSNVSYFAMQDFGQKTRQTGIYVQDQMALDNWRLTLGGREDWVHTGTVFHNKNDATNTQRDKAFSGNVGLSYVYENGVTPYVSYTESFQPASGANVDSTQSFKPTEGRQYEMGVKYQPIGSDTLLTAAVYDLRQKNVRVTEGSITRQVGELQVRGLELEATSQLTENIKTVASYTYTDTEILKGLASEKGNRMALIPRNQATFWADYTWHNGPLDGFGIGGGVRYVADTYGNTANTDLAHVGSYTIYDASVHYDLGRLDNSMKGVTVAVEAKNLFNKDYLSNCDGYWCYYGDERNVVASVNYKF, from the coding sequence ATGCCCCGTGCCGTTGATTCTTTCCTGCGCCCTAGCCTGATGGCCCTGGCCATCGCCCTCGCTGCCCCGCTGGCCAGCCCCGTCCTGCAGGCCGCCGAGCAGTCGGCCCTGCGCGCCTATGACCTGCCCAGCGCCCCATTGGCCAGCACCTTGACCCGGATCGCCAGCCAAGCCGGTATCGCCCTGGCGCTGGACCCGGCCTTGGTAGACGGTCGCAGCTCCGCCCCGGTCAGCGGCCAGTACGACGCCCTCGGCGCCCTGCAAGCCGCCCTGCGCGGCACCGGCCTGCAGTTGCAGCAGAGCAGCGTAGGGAGCTACAGCCTGGTGGCCGCGCCCGACGGCACCCTGGCGCTGCCGGAGACGGCGATCAATGCCAGTAGTGATTTCGAGACAGCGTGGGGCGCCTCCAGCGGCTATGTGGCTACCCGAACAGCCGCAGGTACCAAAACCGACACGTCGGTAGTCGAAACCCCTCGCTCGATGAGTGTGATCACCCGCCAACAATTGGACGACCGCCAGGTGCTAAACCTCAACGATGCACTGCGCTACACCGCAGGCGTACAAAGCAGCGGCTACGGATCGGACTCACGCGCCGACTGGCTACGCGTGCGGGGCTTCGACCCGACCCAGTTCCTGGATGGTCTGCCGCTGCCCAAGGGCTCCTTCGCCAACCCCAAGGTCGAACCCTGGAACCTCGAGCGCATCACGGTCCTTCGAGGCCCCGCCTCCTCGGTGTATGGCCAGACCCCGCCAGGTGGCATGCTCGATATGGTGAGCCGTCGTCCGCAGGCGCAAAGCGCCCACCAGATAGAAGCCCAGGTCGGCAGCAATGAGCACAAGCAATTCAACTTCGACAGTACCGGCAAGATCGATGATGAAGGCCGTTTCCTCTATCGTGTCAGCGGCGTGGTACGAGATAGCAACTCGCCAATCGATCATATTCCAGACAAGCGTTACAACATCGCCCCAAGCCTCACTTGGAATATCGATGACGACACCAAGCTGACCTTCCTTTCCCAATACACCCGCGACGATACGGGTATTACGGGGCAGTTTCTTCCCCTGCAAGGCACTAAGTTGTCATCCCCCGTAGGCAAGATTTCCCATCACAAGAATCTGGGTGAGCCTGGCTGGGATTTCTATGATCGTACCTATTACGCTCTGGGCTACGCTTTCGAGCATCGTTTCAACAATACCTGGCAGTTCCGCCAGAATCTGCGCTACACCAAGAGCGACCTGGAGTTCCAGGCCGTCAATGTAGGCACCATCAACCAGGTTGACGCCGACGGCAATGTCAACCGCGAAGCCGGCATCGTCAATGAAGACATCAGCCAGTTCGCGGTGGACAATAACTTCCAGGCCGACTTCCAGACTGGGGTCATAAGTCATACCGTGCTGCTTGGCCTCGACCACCAGCGTTCGAACACCAACTATCAATGGTTATACGGCGGTTCGTACCTCTACGACAGTGCTGGAAACATCATTGGCAACAATGTACCGCCAATTAATGTGGTCAATCCCGGCTACGGCGCTGATATGTCCAATGTCAGCTATTTCGCCATGCAGGACTTCGGGCAGAAGACCCGCCAGACCGGCATCTATGTCCAAGACCAGATGGCCCTGGACAACTGGCGCCTGACCCTTGGAGGCCGTGAGGACTGGGTCCACACCGGCACTGTGTTCCACAACAAGAACGATGCCACCAATACCCAGCGTGACAAGGCCTTCAGTGGCAACGTAGGGTTGAGCTATGTGTACGAAAACGGCGTAACGCCCTACGTCTCTTATACTGAGTCGTTCCAGCCAGCCAGTGGAGCCAACGTCGATTCCACCCAGTCCTTCAAGCCCACTGAAGGTCGCCAGTATGAAATGGGCGTGAAGTACCAGCCGATCGGTAGCGACACGCTGCTTACCGCCGCGGTATATGACTTGCGTCAGAAAAATGTGCGCGTGACAGAGGGCAGCATTACCCGCCAGGTAGGTGAATTGCAGGTTCGTGGCCTGGAGCTGGAGGCAACCAGCCAGCTGACGGAAAATATAAAGACCGTCGCCTCCTATACCTACACCGATACCGAAATCCTCAAGGGTCTGGCCAGCGAAAAGGGCAATCGTATGGCGTTGATTCCTCGCAACCAGGCCACCTTCTGGGCTGACTACACCTGGCATAACGGCCCGCTGGACGGCTTCGGCATCGGCGGCGGTGTGCGTTACGTCGCAGACACCTACGGCAACACAGCCAATACCGACTTGGCCCATGTCGGCTCCTACACCATCTATGACGCCTCCGTGCATTACGACCTCGGTCGCCTGGACAACAGTATGAAAGGCGTCACCGTGGCGGTGGAGGCGAAGAACCTGTTTAACAAGGACTACCTGTCCAACTGTGACGGTTATTGGTGCTATTACGGCGACGAGCGCAACGTGGTGGCCAGCGTCAATTACAAGTTCTGA
- the waaF gene encoding lipopolysaccharide heptosyltransferase II — protein sequence MRILIIGPSWVGDMVMAQTLFQCLKQQHPECVIDVLAPEWSRPILERMPEVRQALSFPLGHGALELATRRRIGKSLVGQYDQAILLPNSLKSALVPFFAGIPKRTGWRGEMRFGLLNDVRKLDKARYPLMIERFMALAYAPGAELPQPYPRPSLQIEAQSRDAALAKFGLALDRPVLALCPGAEFGEAKRWPAEHYAEVADAMIRQGWQVWLFGSKNDHPVGESIRDRLIPGFREESYNLAGETSLAEAIDLLSCADAVVSNDSGLMHVAAALNRPLVAVYGSTSPGFTPPLAEHVEIVRLGIECSPCFDRTCRFGHYNCLRLLEPGQVIAALTRLGGPNLIDVMAEVD from the coding sequence ATGAGAATACTGATCATTGGCCCCAGCTGGGTCGGCGACATGGTGATGGCGCAGACCTTGTTCCAGTGCCTGAAGCAACAGCACCCCGAATGCGTGATCGATGTGCTGGCTCCCGAGTGGAGCCGGCCAATCCTCGAACGCATGCCCGAGGTGCGCCAAGCCTTGAGCTTCCCGCTCGGCCATGGCGCGCTGGAGCTGGCCACGCGCCGGCGTATCGGCAAATCGCTGGTGGGCCAGTATGACCAGGCGATCCTCCTGCCCAACTCGTTGAAATCCGCGTTGGTGCCGTTCTTCGCCGGCATACCCAAGCGCACCGGTTGGCGCGGCGAGATGCGTTTCGGCCTGCTCAACGACGTACGCAAGCTGGACAAGGCCCGCTACCCGCTGATGATCGAGCGCTTCATGGCGCTGGCCTACGCGCCGGGCGCCGAGTTGCCGCAGCCCTACCCGCGACCGAGCCTGCAGATCGAAGCGCAGAGCCGCGACGCTGCCCTGGCCAAGTTCGGCCTGGCACTGGACCGGCCGGTGCTGGCGCTGTGCCCGGGTGCCGAATTCGGTGAGGCCAAGCGCTGGCCGGCCGAGCACTACGCCGAAGTGGCCGATGCGATGATCCGTCAGGGCTGGCAGGTATGGCTGTTCGGCTCGAAGAACGACCACCCGGTGGGTGAGTCGATCCGTGACCGGCTGATCCCAGGGTTCCGTGAAGAATCCTATAACCTGGCGGGGGAAACTTCGCTGGCCGAGGCCATCGACCTGCTGTCCTGCGCCGATGCGGTGGTGTCCAACGACTCGGGCCTGATGCACGTGGCAGCCGCGTTGAACCGCCCGCTGGTGGCGGTCTACGGTTCTACATCGCCGGGCTTCACCCCGCCGCTGGCCGAGCATGTGGAAATCGTGCGCCTGGGCATCGAGTGCAGCCCCTGTTTCGACCGGACCTGCCGCTTTGGCCACTACAATTGCCTGCGCCTGCTCGAGCCTGGGCAGGTGATCGCCGCGCTCACGCGCCTGGGCGGGCCGAACCTGATCGATGTCATGGCCGAGGTCGACTAA
- a CDS encoding lipopolysaccharide kinase InaA family protein, with protein sequence MTDYLASADQALLQRHGLNDFEALWALQLDAVDEPNTGRGGWSSVFRLELEGKGFYLKRQSDYLTRTLHRPFGEPTFAREFRNISRYQKLKIPALQAVFYGERKGNGRHRAILMTRALDDWRDLDSLLAQWPQLEAANRLGILQACGQLARTLHAAGQVHGCFYPKHIFLRERREGWQAQLIDLEKTRPLLFGMRDRLKDLEPLLRRAGAWSEADVRNLLAAYLEQPADSTLVDTWLQRLVRRRREKEAR encoded by the coding sequence ATGACCGACTACCTGGCCAGCGCCGACCAGGCGCTGCTGCAACGTCATGGCTTGAACGACTTCGAGGCGCTGTGGGCGCTGCAACTGGACGCCGTGGACGAACCCAACACCGGCCGTGGCGGCTGGAGCAGCGTCTTTCGTCTTGAGCTCGAGGGCAAGGGGTTCTACCTCAAGCGCCAGAGCGACTACCTCACCCGCACCCTGCACCGCCCGTTCGGCGAGCCGACCTTCGCCCGAGAGTTTCGTAACATCAGCCGTTACCAGAAGCTGAAGATCCCCGCCTTGCAGGCGGTGTTCTATGGTGAGCGCAAAGGTAACGGCCGACACCGGGCCATCCTCATGACCCGGGCCCTGGACGACTGGCGTGACCTGGACAGCCTGCTGGCCCAGTGGCCGCAGCTCGAAGCCGCCAACCGCCTGGGTATCCTGCAGGCCTGTGGCCAGCTGGCCCGTACCCTGCACGCCGCAGGCCAGGTGCATGGCTGTTTCTATCCCAAGCACATCTTCCTGCGCGAACGTCGCGAAGGCTGGCAGGCTCAACTGATCGACCTGGAAAAGACCCGCCCGCTGCTGTTCGGCATGCGCGACCGGCTCAAGGACCTCGAACCCTTGCTACGCCGAGCGGGTGCCTGGAGCGAGGCGGACGTGCGCAACCTGCTGGCGGCCTATCTTGAACAGCCGGCAGACAGTACGCTGGTCGATACCTGGCTGCAGCGCCTGGTGCGCCGCCGCCGTGAAAAGGAGGCGCGCTGA